A genomic region of Rhodococcus pyridinivorans contains the following coding sequences:
- the tatA gene encoding Sec-independent protein translocase subunit TatA, translated as MGAMSPWHWAIVALVVVILFGSKKLPDAARGLGRSLRIFKSEVKEMQNDDARASTPQPAPNPLPAAQPTADPAAPNTHTEPRSA; from the coding sequence ATGGGTGCAATGAGCCCCTGGCACTGGGCCATCGTGGCGCTGGTGGTCGTGATTCTCTTCGGTTCGAAGAAGCTGCCCGACGCCGCGCGCGGTCTCGGTCGTTCGCTCCGGATCTTCAAGAGCGAGGTCAAGGAGATGCAGAACGACGACGCCCGGGCGTCCACGCCGCAGCCGGCGCCGAATCCGTTGCCGGCCGCGCAGCCGACAGCCGATCCCGCCGCGCCGAACACGCACACCGAACCGCGGTCTGCCTGA
- a CDS encoding helix-turn-helix transcriptional regulator has translation MSTRLSARLGRLLNLVPYFLAHPGISAAEAARDLGVTPNQVMDDLNQLWVCGLPGYGPGDLIDLSFSEDSIVVTFTAGIERPLRLTSTEATALLVALRSLQEMPGVVDPSAAQSAIAKIEAAAGTAALPADTATADTATAATAEPDPEAAGDSDAAGQVRAAVRDGRAVHLTYYSASRDTVSERDVDPIRIVIIDEHAYLQAWCRSAEGVRLFRFDRIDAATVLDEPTRPPHRAITDDEHLELFEGDPSLPAARLRIAPSYTWLLDYYPLTDVQVLSDGRCEASMRYASPGWMARLLVGLGAGVQVLDPPELRAAVRARAEAALAAYAELDGENATRGAGPTP, from the coding sequence ATGAGCACACGACTGTCGGCGCGACTGGGACGACTGCTCAATCTCGTGCCCTACTTCCTGGCGCACCCGGGGATCAGCGCGGCCGAGGCCGCCCGCGATCTCGGGGTCACGCCCAATCAGGTGATGGACGATCTGAACCAGCTGTGGGTGTGCGGCCTGCCCGGCTACGGACCCGGTGATCTGATCGACCTGTCGTTCTCCGAGGACAGCATCGTGGTGACCTTCACCGCCGGCATCGAACGACCCCTGCGGTTGACCTCCACCGAGGCCACCGCGCTGCTCGTGGCGCTGCGGTCGCTGCAGGAGATGCCCGGCGTCGTCGACCCGTCCGCGGCGCAGTCGGCGATCGCGAAGATCGAGGCGGCCGCCGGGACCGCCGCGCTGCCCGCCGACACCGCCACCGCCGACACCGCCACCGCGGCGACTGCCGAGCCTGATCCGGAGGCAGCCGGGGACTCCGACGCCGCCGGACAGGTGCGGGCCGCGGTGCGCGACGGGCGCGCCGTGCACCTGACCTACTATTCGGCTTCCCGCGACACCGTCTCCGAACGCGACGTCGACCCGATCCGCATCGTCATCATCGACGAACACGCCTACCTGCAGGCGTGGTGCCGCAGCGCCGAAGGAGTGCGGCTGTTCCGCTTCGACCGCATCGACGCCGCCACCGTGCTCGACGAGCCGACGCGACCGCCGCACCGGGCGATCACCGACGACGAGCACCTCGAACTGTTCGAGGGCGACCCGTCGCTGCCCGCCGCGCGGTTGCGCATCGCCCCGTCGTACACCTGGCTGCTCGACTACTACCCGCTCACCGACGTGCAGGTGCTTTCCGACGGCAGGTGCGAGGCGTCGATGCGGTACGCGTCGCCGGGGTGGATGGCGCGGCTGCTCGTCGGTCTCGGCGCCGGGGTGCAGGTGCTCGACCCGCCCGAGTTGCGGGCCGCGGTGCGGGCGCGGGCCGAGGCGGCGCTGGCCGCCTACGCCGAGCTCGACGGGGAGAACGCGACCCGCGGCGCGGGTCCGACACCGTGA
- a CDS encoding helix-turn-helix transcriptional regulator, whose product MAISKVERLVNLVIALLSTRQFVTAEKIRASVAGYSECASDEAFSRMFERDKNELRDLGVPLETGRPSRSSTVEGYRINRDAYELPEIDLTREETAAVAVAAALWESPELTAAAQGAVLKLRAAGIRVDSDGGEVVAPLPPRARGSEPALTALLAAIDARRAVRFTHRSSPTEPWSTRTVEPWGVVTVHGRWYLVGHDRDRDAVRTFRLSRIGDEITAIGPEGAVQIPGGVDLRGRVLAATSPAEVSGSARLWVADGRAWELRRLGRTGAARRIGDRDGVELEVPVRSWEWIARIVAGQGADALVLDPPELRAEVHRILEQAVTDAGEEER is encoded by the coding sequence GTGGCGATCTCGAAAGTCGAACGGCTGGTGAACCTGGTCATCGCGCTGCTGTCCACCCGACAGTTCGTGACCGCGGAGAAGATCCGTGCCTCGGTGGCCGGCTACTCCGAATGCGCGAGCGACGAGGCGTTCAGCCGCATGTTCGAGCGGGACAAGAACGAACTGCGCGATCTCGGGGTGCCCCTCGAGACGGGCCGGCCGTCGCGGTCGTCGACGGTGGAGGGCTACCGCATCAACCGCGACGCCTACGAACTGCCCGAGATCGACCTCACCCGCGAGGAGACCGCCGCCGTGGCCGTCGCCGCCGCGCTGTGGGAATCGCCGGAGCTGACCGCCGCCGCGCAGGGCGCGGTGCTCAAGCTGCGCGCCGCCGGGATCCGTGTCGACTCCGACGGCGGGGAGGTCGTCGCGCCGCTGCCGCCGCGCGCCCGCGGTTCCGAACCCGCGTTGACGGCGTTGCTCGCCGCGATCGACGCGCGCCGCGCGGTGCGGTTCACCCACCGCAGTTCCCCCACCGAGCCGTGGTCGACGCGAACCGTCGAACCGTGGGGTGTGGTCACCGTGCACGGCCGCTGGTATCTCGTCGGCCACGACCGCGATCGCGACGCCGTGCGCACCTTCCGGCTCTCGCGCATCGGCGACGAGATCACCGCGATCGGCCCAGAGGGGGCGGTGCAGATCCCGGGGGGCGTGGATCTGCGGGGGCGGGTGCTCGCCGCGACCTCCCCGGCGGAGGTCAGCGGATCGGCACGCCTGTGGGTGGCCGATGGACGCGCGTGGGAGCTACGCCGGCTCGGACGGACCGGCGCGGCACGGCGGATCGGAGACCGCGACGGGGTGGAACTCGAGGTGCCGGTGCGCTCGTGGGAATGGATCGCCCGGATCGTCGCCGGGCAGGGCGCGGACGCGTTGGTGCTCGACCCACCGGAGTTACGGGCCGAGGTGCACCGCATCCTCGAACAGGCGGTCACGGATGCGGGGGAGGAGGAGCGATGA
- the pafA gene encoding Pup--protein ligase has product MQRRIMGIETEFGVTCTFHGHRRLSPDEVARYLFRRVVSWGRSSNVFLRNGARLYLDVGSHPEYATAECDDLLQLVEHDHAGERVLEELLIDAEQRLAEEGIGGDIFLFKNNTDSAGNSYGCHENYLVARVGEFSRISDVLLPFLVTRQLICGAGKVLQTPKAATFCLSQRAEHIWEGVSSATTRSRPIINTRDEPHADAEKYRRLHVIVGDSNMSETTTMLKVGSAALVLEMIEAGVPFRDFALDNPIRAIREVSHDLTGRRPVRLAGGRQASALDIQREYHARAVEYLHQREPDPHVAQVVDLWGRVLDAVESQDFAKVDTEIDWVIKRKLFQRYQDRYNMELSDPKIAQLDLAYHDIKRGRGVFDLLQRKGLAARATDDESVDAAVNTPPQTTRAKLRGDFIAAAQAAGRDFTVDWVHLKLNDQAQRTVLCKDPFRSVDERVERLIASM; this is encoded by the coding sequence GTGCAGCGACGAATCATGGGTATCGAGACGGAGTTCGGCGTCACGTGTACCTTCCACGGGCATCGTCGGTTGAGCCCCGACGAGGTGGCCCGCTATCTGTTCCGCCGGGTGGTGTCCTGGGGGCGCAGTTCGAACGTCTTCCTGCGGAACGGGGCGCGACTGTATCTCGATGTCGGTTCGCACCCCGAGTACGCCACCGCCGAGTGCGACGACCTGCTCCAGCTCGTCGAGCACGACCATGCCGGTGAGCGGGTCCTCGAGGAACTGCTCATCGACGCCGAGCAGCGTCTCGCCGAGGAAGGCATCGGCGGCGACATCTTCCTGTTCAAGAACAACACCGACTCGGCGGGCAACTCCTACGGCTGCCACGAGAACTATCTCGTCGCCCGCGTCGGCGAGTTCTCCCGCATCTCCGATGTGCTGCTGCCCTTCCTGGTGACCCGCCAGCTGATCTGCGGCGCCGGGAAGGTGCTGCAGACCCCCAAAGCCGCCACCTTCTGCCTGTCGCAACGCGCCGAGCACATCTGGGAGGGCGTCTCGTCGGCGACCACCCGGTCGCGGCCGATCATCAACACCCGCGACGAGCCGCACGCCGACGCCGAGAAGTACCGGCGCCTGCACGTGATCGTCGGGGACTCGAACATGTCCGAGACCACCACCATGCTCAAGGTGGGGTCGGCGGCGCTGGTGCTCGAGATGATCGAGGCCGGGGTGCCGTTCCGGGACTTCGCGCTCGACAACCCGATCCGCGCCATCCGCGAGGTCTCCCACGACCTGACGGGCCGGCGCCCGGTGCGCCTGGCCGGCGGCCGGCAGGCCAGCGCCCTGGACATCCAGCGCGAATACCACGCGCGGGCGGTGGAATATCTGCACCAGCGCGAACCCGACCCGCACGTCGCGCAGGTGGTGGACCTGTGGGGCCGCGTCCTCGATGCCGTCGAATCGCAGGACTTCGCGAAGGTCGACACCGAGATCGACTGGGTGATCAAGCGCAAGCTGTTCCAGCGCTACCAGGACCGCTACAACATGGAGCTGTCCGACCCGAAGATCGCCCAGCTCGACCTGGCCTATCACGACATCAAACGCGGACGCGGTGTGTTCGACCTGCTGCAACGCAAGGGACTGGCGGCGCGGGCCACCGACGACGAGTCCGTCGACGCCGCGGTGAACACCCCGCCGCAGACCACCCGCGCGAAGCTGCGCGGTGATTTCATCGCCGCCGCGCAGGCCGCGGGCCGCGATTTCACCGTCGACTGGGTGCATCTGAAGCTCAACGACCAGGCGCAGCGCACCGTGTTGTGCAAGGACCCGTTCCGGTCCGTGGACGAACGCGTCGAACGGCTCATCGCCTCCATGTGA